The genomic DNA ACGAGGCTGGATTAGAATAATTAAAGATTAAGATATTATTATAATTGGGGAAAGTATAGTAAAATTTGAGTGCACGCAAATTTAGCTATACTTTCCTTTTATCATATATAGAACAAATTGGGAGGGATAACATGATAAAAGTAAGTTTTACACCAAACAATAAAGAGGTTTATTGTAATGAGGGGGATATATTACTAGAGGTTGCAAGAAATGCAGATATATTCATAGATGCTCCTTGTAATGGAAACGTGTCTTGTGGGAAGTGTAAAGTAAAATTATTGAATGGAAAAGTTGATACAGAAAAAACAAGACATATAACAGATGATGAGTGGGAGCAAGGTTATATACTAGCTTGTTGTACAAAGGTAATATCAGATATAGAAATTGAAGTTCCTTCTAAAGTATCATCTTCTATGCATGGTATGAAGATAGAAGGTAGTAATAAAAAAGAGGATAGGGAAATTTTTGAAAGAGCTAAAAAAATAATTGAAGAACATAACCTTCAATTTAAAACAAATATAAAAAAGAAATACATAGAAATGGAAGAACCAAATTTAGATGATAATATAAGTGATGTAGATAGATTGGAAAGATATGTTAGAAATAACCTAGGATATAATGAAATAGATTTTAGATTGGATATACTTAGAAAAATGCCAACTGTATTTAGAAAGAGTGATTTTAAGGTTACAATAACATATGTTCAAAAACAAAAGAAACTTACAATCATAAATATAGAACAAGGAAATAAAGAAAATTCCTTATACGGAGTTGCAATAGATATTGGTACAACTTCAGTAGTTGTTTGTTTAGTAGACCTATACTCAAAAGAGGTAGTAGATAAAGCATCTTCTGGAAATGCACAGATAAAATATGGAGCAGATGTTATAAATAGAATTATATATTCAACTAAGAAAAATGGATTAGAGACACTTCATAAAGCTATAGTTGAGGAAACTATAAATCCACTATTAAAAACAATATATGAAAGAAATGGAATAGATAAGGAAGATGTAGTTACATTAGTGGCTGCCGGGAATACAACTATGACAAGTTTATTCTTGGGTGTGTATACAGACTTCTTAAGACAAGAACCTTACATACCACCATTTTTAAAATCTCCAAAACTTATGGGTGAAAATGTTGGTCTTTTTGTAAATGACAGTGCATATGTGTACTTAGCTCCATCTGTTGCAAGTTATGTAGGAGGAGATATAACAGCAGGAGTATTATCAGCAGGGATATGGTCAAGTGAAGAAAATGTTTTATTTATAGATTTAGGAACTAATGGAGAGATTGTATTTGGAAATAAAGATTATATGATGAGCTGTGCATGTTCAGCAGGACCTGCTTTTGAAGGTGGAGGGATAAGCTGTGGAATGAGAGCATCAGCAGGAGCAATAGAGAAAGTAATTATTGATAAAGATACTTTAGAGCCAACATTAAAGATTATTGATGAATGTGCACCAGTTGGTATATGTGGTTCTGGTATAATTGATTTAATCTGTCAAATGATTACTAAAGGTGTAATAGATAGAAGAGGTAAAATATACAGGGATTTAGATAATAAGAGAGTTAGATTTAATGAGCATGAGATAGGAGAGTATGTATTAGCATTTAAAGAAGAATTTGATTTAGAAAATGATATAGTAGTCAATGAAGTTGATATAGATAATTTCATCAGAGCTAAAGGAGCTATATATTCAGGCGCATACACTCTTGTAGATAGTTTAGGTATGGATTTTAGTATATTAGATAGGGTTTATATAGCAGGTGGTATAGGAAACAACCTAGACATAGAAAACTCAATAATTATAGGGTTACTTCCTGATATCGATAGAGAAAAATTTACTTATATAGGGAATAGTTCACTTGTTGGTTCTTACTTAGCTCTTATAAGTAAAGATGCAAAAAATAAACTTGAAGAAATAGGTAATCAAATAACTTATGTTGAACTTAGTGTATATCCAAGTTATATGGATGAATTTATTTCTGCATGTTTCTTACCACATACGAATATAGAGCAGTTCCCAACAGCAAAGAAATTACTAGAAGAGTAAAATGTACTTAAGAAGGAATAAACTATGAATAAGAATCTATCTGAAAAAATGAAAATAGCATTTGATATTAAATTAAAGAATTTTGGAAATAAAATAGAGTTTGCTTATCCTAACCAGACACTAGCTCTTAGTACTACAAGCAATCAATGTAGTTTGAAATGTGCCCATTGCAACGGTCACTACTTAAACAATATGGTGCCAATAGAAGAATATGAGGAAAAAGTACAATCAAGGAATATAACTAGCTTTCTATTGAGTGGCGGTTGTAGTTATGAGGGAGATGTCCCTATAAATACTCATATTAATACCATTAAAAACTTAAAAGAGCAAGGATATAGATTGAATGCTCATTTAGGTCTTATGGATAAAGATAGCATTGTAGAGTTGTGTAAGTATTTAGATATAGTTTCTTTTGATTTAGTGTTTGATGATGAGACAATAAGAGAAGTTTATAAGATGAAAAAGAGTAAAGAAGATTATATTGAAGTCTATAATACAATACAAGAACATACAGAAGTAGCACCACATATATGTATTGGTTTAAAAGGAGGACAAATAAAGGGTGAATATGAAATTATAGAATACCTACAAAAAAATCCTCCTAATAAGCTTACATTTATAGTCCTTATTCCAACAAAAGGAACTGAGTATGAAAATGTAGAACCTCCTGAGTTAGAAGGGGTAGCAGATATTTTATGTGAAGCTAGAATTAATTTACCAGATACTGAAATTAATCTAGGTTGTATGAGACCAAGAGGAGTGTATAGAAAAGAGCTAGACCAATTATCTATAATGTGTGGAGTCAATAGAATAGTATTACCATCAAGGTCTGCAAAGAATAAGGCTATAGAAATGAATATGACAATAAATGAGTGTAAGGAGTGTTGCGTTTTATGATTAGACTATCAGTTGGGACAGCAATAGAACTTGGGATATTAAACAAAAAAAGCGATATACCTCCTACCACAGCATATATAATGATTGGAGAAAAATGCATAAATAAATGCAGTTTTTGTTCTCAATCAATAGAAAGTAGTACTAGAAAAGATAAATTATCAAGAGTAATTTGGCCAGAGTTTTCAAAAGAAGAAATATTAGATGCTTTAAAAGCTTATAAAGGAAAAAATATAAAGAGAATATGTATTCAATCAATGGCAAGTGAAGAAGCACATAACTCTGTTTTAGACTTTATAAACTATATAAGTGGTAGGATAGACATGCCAATTTCACTATCTGCAAAATTAGAAAATGATGAACAGATAAAGAAGTTTTTTTCAGTAGGAGTTGATAAAATAGGAATAGCAATAGATGCAGCAAATAAAGAACTATATGAAAAAATAAAAGGAAATAACTATGATGAAAAGTTAAAATTTATAACTGAAATGTCAAAATCATATCCCAATAAAATAAGTACACATATAATAGTTGGTATGGGTGAAAGTCATGAAGATATATACAATTTATATACTTATTTAAAGGAAAATGATGTAATGATTAGTTTATTTGCATTTACTCCAGTTAGAGGAACTAAAATGGAAAAGATAAGTCAACCAAGCATAGAAAGTTATAGAAGGGTACAGTTAATGTCTTATATGATAAATAAAGGTTATCCAAAAGAGTATTTTAAGTTTAAAAATGGATACTTAAATAGTATAAAGCTTGACAATGATATTTTAAAAGACATAAACAAAGGCTATCCTTTTGAAATAAGAGGTTGTAAGGATTGTAATAGACCATACTATAATGAAAGACCAGGAAGTACTATATACAACTATTCAAGACCTTTAAATCAAAGTGAGATAGATTTAGCAATAAGAGAAATAAATCTATAGAGGATTTCTAGGATATATTTATACTAAAAATGGGGGCGTAATAATCATGAATCAGTGGAGAGTTATACATAATAAATCATATGAAGGAGCAATGAATATGGCAATTGACGAAGCTATATTTACTGCATATAAGAAAGGACATAATAAGCCAACTCTTAGATTTTATACATGGGAACCAGCTTGTTTGAGTATAGGATATTTTCAGAAATTGGAAGATGAGATAGATTTAGATAAGTGTAGATGT from Clostridioides difficile ATCC 9689 = DSM 1296 includes the following:
- a CDS encoding radical SAM protein; this translates as MNKNLSEKMKIAFDIKLKNFGNKIEFAYPNQTLALSTTSNQCSLKCAHCNGHYLNNMVPIEEYEEKVQSRNITSFLLSGGCSYEGDVPINTHINTIKNLKEQGYRLNAHLGLMDKDSIVELCKYLDIVSFDLVFDDETIREVYKMKKSKEDYIEVYNTIQEHTEVAPHICIGLKGGQIKGEYEIIEYLQKNPPNKLTFIVLIPTKGTEYENVEPPELEGVADILCEARINLPDTEINLGCMRPRGVYRKELDQLSIMCGVNRIVLPSRSAKNKAIEMNMTINECKECCVL
- the acsV gene encoding corrinoid activation/regeneration protein AcsV, whose product is MIKVSFTPNNKEVYCNEGDILLEVARNADIFIDAPCNGNVSCGKCKVKLLNGKVDTEKTRHITDDEWEQGYILACCTKVISDIEIEVPSKVSSSMHGMKIEGSNKKEDREIFERAKKIIEEHNLQFKTNIKKKYIEMEEPNLDDNISDVDRLERYVRNNLGYNEIDFRLDILRKMPTVFRKSDFKVTITYVQKQKKLTIINIEQGNKENSLYGVAIDIGTTSVVVCLVDLYSKEVVDKASSGNAQIKYGADVINRIIYSTKKNGLETLHKAIVEETINPLLKTIYERNGIDKEDVVTLVAAGNTTMTSLFLGVYTDFLRQEPYIPPFLKSPKLMGENVGLFVNDSAYVYLAPSVASYVGGDITAGVLSAGIWSSEENVLFIDLGTNGEIVFGNKDYMMSCACSAGPAFEGGGISCGMRASAGAIEKVIIDKDTLEPTLKIIDECAPVGICGSGIIDLICQMITKGVIDRRGKIYRDLDNKRVRFNEHEIGEYVLAFKEEFDLENDIVVNEVDIDNFIRAKGAIYSGAYTLVDSLGMDFSILDRVYIAGGIGNNLDIENSIIIGLLPDIDREKFTYIGNSSLVGSYLALISKDAKNKLEEIGNQITYVELSVYPSYMDEFISACFLPHTNIEQFPTAKKLLEE
- a CDS encoding radical SAM protein codes for the protein MIRLSVGTAIELGILNKKSDIPPTTAYIMIGEKCINKCSFCSQSIESSTRKDKLSRVIWPEFSKEEILDALKAYKGKNIKRICIQSMASEEAHNSVLDFINYISGRIDMPISLSAKLENDEQIKKFFSVGVDKIGIAIDAANKELYEKIKGNNYDEKLKFITEMSKSYPNKISTHIIVGMGESHEDIYNLYTYLKENDVMISLFAFTPVRGTKMEKISQPSIESYRRVQLMSYMINKGYPKEYFKFKNGYLNSIKLDNDILKDINKGYPFEIRGCKDCNRPYYNERPGSTIYNYSRPLNQSEIDLAIREINL